Proteins found in one Fulvitalea axinellae genomic segment:
- the glgP gene encoding alpha-glucan family phosphorylase, which produces MSLPEEFSHGYDFDPKFSKSVAYFSMEFAIDQPLKTYSGGLGFLAGSHMRSAYEQRQNLIGIGILWKYGYYDQIRKGDQSMDVLFSEKKYSFLTDTRIKFNIEINGHPVAVKAFFLKPEVFGTVPMFFLSTDLPENDYLAQSTCHKLYDSDPSARVGQSILLGVGGATLLEKLGHKPEIYHLNEAHALPAAFHVYSKTRNVEDVKKRFVFTTHTPEEAGNEKHDINLLDRMGFFCNLPLKEVRKVTGIKDNTFNHSLGALRVSHIANGVSKLHGEVSRHMWEKYDDLCPIHHVTNAQNKKYWLEPDMEEALNKGDIKKIREIKRKRKIKLFEEVADQTGKLLDPDVLTVVWARRYAEYKRPDLITRDAARFHKLMRQTEHPIQIIWAGKPYPMDYNAIHTFNHLVRLSESYDNMAVVVGYELRLSRKLKYGSDVWLNNPRITREASGTSGMTAAMNGSVNISTDDGWMPEFAKDGINSFVLPAVDFKKPHHEQDLEDLNNLYDILEEKILPMYYNSPEKWDEITLNSMRDVVPYFDASRMVTEYYDGIYNFDEQQ; this is translated from the coding sequence ATGAGTTTGCCTGAGGAATTCAGCCACGGATACGACTTCGATCCCAAATTCTCCAAAAGCGTAGCTTACTTCAGCATGGAGTTCGCCATTGATCAGCCTCTGAAAACCTATTCGGGCGGATTAGGCTTTTTGGCCGGCTCCCATATGCGGTCCGCTTACGAACAACGGCAGAACCTGATCGGTATCGGAATCCTTTGGAAATACGGATATTACGACCAAATCCGGAAAGGGGACCAGTCTATGGACGTTCTTTTTTCGGAAAAAAAATATAGCTTCCTTACCGACACCAGGATCAAGTTCAACATAGAGATCAACGGACACCCGGTAGCCGTAAAAGCCTTCTTCCTTAAGCCGGAAGTATTCGGGACCGTACCTATGTTTTTTCTCTCCACGGACCTTCCGGAAAACGATTACTTGGCGCAGTCTACCTGCCACAAGCTTTACGATTCCGACCCGTCGGCCAGAGTCGGCCAGAGTATTTTGCTCGGAGTGGGAGGGGCCACTTTATTGGAGAAATTGGGACACAAGCCCGAAATTTACCACCTCAACGAAGCGCACGCATTGCCGGCGGCCTTCCACGTGTACTCCAAAACTCGTAACGTGGAAGACGTGAAGAAAAGGTTCGTATTCACTACCCATACACCAGAAGAGGCCGGTAACGAGAAGCACGACATCAACCTGCTTGACCGGATGGGCTTCTTCTGCAACCTGCCACTCAAAGAGGTTCGGAAAGTTACAGGGATCAAAGACAACACTTTCAACCATTCGCTCGGAGCGCTGAGAGTATCGCACATTGCCAACGGAGTGTCGAAACTTCACGGGGAAGTGTCTCGCCATATGTGGGAAAAATATGACGATCTTTGCCCGATACACCATGTCACCAATGCCCAAAACAAAAAATATTGGCTTGAGCCCGACATGGAAGAGGCCCTGAACAAAGGGGATATCAAGAAAATCAGAGAGATTAAGCGCAAGCGAAAGATCAAACTGTTTGAGGAAGTGGCCGACCAAACCGGCAAACTCTTGGACCCGGACGTGCTTACCGTAGTGTGGGCCCGCCGATACGCCGAGTACAAGCGCCCGGACTTGATTACCCGCGACGCTGCACGGTTCCACAAGTTGATGAGACAAACGGAGCATCCTATCCAAATCATCTGGGCAGGAAAACCGTATCCGATGGACTACAACGCCATCCATACCTTCAACCATTTGGTCCGCCTTAGCGAGTCTTATGATAATATGGCCGTTGTGGTGGGTTATGAACTTCGTCTATCACGCAAACTCAAATACGGCTCGGATGTGTGGCTTAATAACCCAAGAATTACGCGTGAGGCCTCCGGTACCAGCGGGATGACCGCTGCCATGAACGGATCCGTAAACATCTCGACCGATGACGGCTGGATGCCGGAATTCGCAAAAGATGGCATTAATAGCTTCGTATTGCCTGCTGTGGATTTCAAAAAACCACACCACGAACAAGATCTCGAAGACCTGAACAACCTGTATGACATCCTCGAAGAAAAAATTCTTCCGATGTACTACAACAGCCCCGAAAAATGGGACGAGATCACTCTCAACAGTATGAGGGATGTTGTTCCGTACTTCGACGCCTCCAGAATGGTAACCGAATATTACGACGGAATCTACAACTTCGACGAACAACAATAA
- a CDS encoding sugar MFS transporter, translated as MGSENIITEKKQKVDYRGPLAIMTSLFFVWGLVTVMNNLMMPYMKGVFDLNNTEANLVNFAFFLAYFVMATPASMLLNKTGYHKGIVVGLCLLAFGLLGFYPAGLWISFPAFLFSLFVMGTGVTILQVACNPYISALGDPETASVRVNLAGGFNSLATTIGPIFISFLVLSAAEKATTVAEKAAAVQLPYVGVAIFVFALAFIVNKLNLPKLDIETSSEEKVAGNPWAYRHLVLGVLAIFCYVGAEVSIGTFMIDYIGLNDILALEASDAAFYVSLYWGCLMVGRFIGSAILSKISNEVVLSTAAVMGAILTGFAIVGTGSVAAWSLVGVGLFASVMWGCIFPLGIRDMGKLTGKASGAMIMGVLGGAIIPLIQGYLADVSGIQFSFIVPVVCFAYIFSYAVWGSKVLNK; from the coding sequence ATGGGAAGCGAAAATATAATCACCGAAAAAAAGCAAAAGGTTGACTACAGAGGGCCTTTGGCTATTATGACCTCGCTGTTTTTCGTGTGGGGACTGGTAACGGTTATGAACAATCTGATGATGCCTTACATGAAAGGTGTTTTCGATTTGAATAACACGGAGGCAAATTTGGTAAACTTCGCGTTTTTTCTGGCCTATTTTGTTATGGCTACGCCCGCAAGTATGCTGTTGAACAAGACAGGGTACCATAAAGGAATTGTGGTGGGGCTATGTCTTTTGGCCTTTGGCCTTTTGGGATTTTATCCCGCCGGGCTTTGGATTTCGTTCCCGGCGTTCCTGTTTTCGCTGTTTGTGATGGGAACGGGCGTAACTATCCTTCAGGTAGCCTGTAACCCTTATATTTCCGCTTTGGGCGATCCGGAAACGGCTTCTGTAAGAGTAAACCTAGCGGGAGGTTTTAACTCATTGGCAACGACGATCGGACCGATTTTCATTTCGTTTTTAGTTTTGAGCGCCGCTGAGAAAGCGACTACCGTGGCCGAGAAAGCCGCCGCCGTACAATTGCCTTATGTGGGCGTTGCTATTTTTGTGTTCGCTTTGGCGTTTATCGTAAATAAACTAAACCTTCCGAAACTCGATATCGAAACAAGCTCTGAGGAAAAAGTTGCGGGAAACCCTTGGGCGTACCGTCACTTGGTATTGGGAGTTTTAGCGATTTTCTGCTACGTGGGCGCCGAAGTTTCGATCGGTACTTTTATGATTGATTATATCGGGTTGAACGATATTTTGGCCTTGGAGGCCAGTGACGCCGCGTTCTATGTGTCGCTTTACTGGGGTTGTTTGATGGTAGGGCGTTTTATCGGTTCCGCTATCCTGTCTAAGATTTCTAACGAAGTGGTATTGTCGACTGCGGCTGTAATGGGCGCCATCCTGACTGGTTTTGCCATTGTAGGCACAGGATCGGTAGCCGCTTGGAGCTTGGTTGGCGTGGGCCTTTTCGCTTCTGTTATGTGGGGCTGTATTTTCCCGTTGGGCATCCGTGATATGGGAAAATTGACCGGCAAAGCCTCCGGCGCCATGATTATGGGTGTTTTGGGCGGAGCCATCATTCCGTTGATCCAAGGTTACTTGGCCGACGTTAGCGGTATTCAGTTCTCGTTTATCGTTCCAGTGGTTTGTTTTGCCTATATCTTCTCCTATGCTGTTTGGGGATCAAAAGTGCTGAACAAATAA